From one Candidatus Nitrospira nitrosa genomic stretch:
- a CDS encoding RNA polymerase sigma factor, whose protein sequence is MDHDQILTALRERILAFATSRVSRDHAEDLTQDVLAVLYDKYSHVTELGELVPLAFQILRYKMLDAHRKALRRGEYSQESVEDLPLADTGDNPMIRLDQKQRVDRLLTAIVQLGERCRELFTWKLEGKSFPEIQTLMGQVSINTIYTWDLRCRKQLLGLMGGSWE, encoded by the coding sequence ATGGATCACGACCAGATACTAACGGCCCTTCGCGAAAGGATTCTTGCGTTTGCGACATCACGTGTATCGAGGGATCACGCTGAAGACCTGACACAGGACGTCTTAGCCGTCCTGTACGACAAGTATTCACACGTGACTGAACTGGGTGAACTTGTCCCCTTGGCCTTTCAGATTCTGCGGTACAAGATGCTGGATGCCCATCGCAAGGCCTTACGTCGCGGTGAGTATAGTCAGGAGTCGGTCGAAGATTTGCCGCTCGCCGATACCGGCGACAATCCTATGATTCGACTCGATCAGAAGCAACGAGTTGACCGGCTTCTGACAGCCATCGTGCAACTGGGCGAACGCTGCCGAGAACTGTTCACATGGAAGTTAGAGGGAAAGAGTTTTCCAGAGATCCAAACCTTGATGGGCCAAGTCTCCATCAATACGATTTACACCTGGGACCTGCGCTGTCGGAAACAACTCCTTGGCCTCATGGGAGGATCTTGGGAGTAA